In Geminocystis sp. NIES-3709, a single genomic region encodes these proteins:
- a CDS encoding response regulator, whose amino-acid sequence MLDAASLAAIAEEARICFLEEDAPEYLDILTKGIDDLKQSFQENNDTQKLEFLYKELGRAAHSIKGGAGMAEMPVVSKLAHKVEDIFEALQQDRISDFNTTFELLSLAIDDLENLINLEKSSSISDDNSSDLLTVLDEFLATLNPQNDVVDIGFADDSFITMALNQDLSACIERVKEIVDNPSLANPKNITNSLNILLEECQLLGQALNCNWLVKLSQVIRDLQANNQDSPDNFTRKSIEEIENHKQQFLAGNKNPIFSSYFQPETTIEKSENKELESKKIDNNEILSPSANVRNLRIPLDKITNLSNIVGQLLTNYESLKLYENQLKQASVNLKKKTKSLAPVKEQIESMYDQLTISQSSFLANNIKELNHQLSEFDTLEFDEYNQVHTSLQNLTELIIQVQEVREDFDLVNREFQETLIEMQKSLNILDQELRKVRLVPFISLAGGFFKPLEKLNKTYGKSVELVVEGKDILIDQNIIEILRTPFNHLIRNAFDHGIESPEMRKKLGKSLPAIIKLTAKIEGNSVILTIKDDGGGININKVYEKALSLGLFAKNISFADLTQEEILRTIFSPGFSTASQVSDLSGRGMGMDIVKAEIEKLRGTIQVNTNIGKGTEFKLKIPLGLNIISLLLVKISKQVIAIPSENVFKVISLSNHDINDNQMLWEGKKIPVYNLSQILPYNENLAMDISQGYIGLLLNINGEEIIMRVEGIVEEKPLVAKSFDDTVAIPPYIGGGTILGNGSFVPILIPDYLTPLLTNKQVVEDDISIPKEELSVMVIDDSVTVRRSLNRVLSQVGYNVTQCRDGKEAWNTLQSTTQSFNIAICDLEMPGVDGYKFLQMVRVSEKWQHLPIIILTSRNNDLHRQKAFDLGANAYMTKPFNPLKIIDSIEELAIK is encoded by the coding sequence ATGTTAGATGCCGCCAGTTTAGCCGCTATTGCCGAAGAAGCAAGAATCTGTTTCTTAGAAGAAGATGCACCTGAATATTTAGATATTTTAACTAAGGGTATTGATGATTTAAAACAGTCTTTTCAAGAAAATAATGATACTCAAAAATTAGAGTTTCTTTACAAAGAATTAGGTAGGGCAGCCCATTCGATTAAAGGTGGTGCTGGAATGGCAGAAATGCCTGTAGTTAGTAAATTAGCTCATAAAGTAGAGGATATTTTTGAGGCTTTACAGCAGGATAGAATTAGTGATTTTAATACCACTTTTGAGTTATTGAGTTTAGCTATTGACGATTTAGAAAATTTAATTAACTTAGAAAAAAGTAGTTCTATTAGTGATGATAATAGCTCTGATTTGTTGACGGTTTTAGATGAGTTTTTAGCTACTCTAAACCCTCAAAATGACGTAGTAGATATTGGTTTTGCTGATGATAGTTTTATCACCATGGCTTTAAATCAAGATTTATCTGCTTGTATTGAGAGGGTAAAAGAAATTGTTGATAATCCTTCTTTAGCTAACCCTAAAAATATTACTAATAGTCTGAATATTTTACTAGAAGAATGTCAATTATTAGGTCAGGCTTTAAATTGTAATTGGTTAGTAAAACTTAGTCAAGTTATTCGTGATTTACAAGCCAATAATCAAGACTCCCCCGATAACTTTACCAGAAAATCGATCGAAGAAATTGAAAACCATAAACAACAATTTTTAGCAGGAAATAAAAACCCTATTTTTTCCAGTTATTTTCAACCAGAAACAACGATCGAAAAAAGTGAAAATAAAGAATTAGAAAGTAAGAAAATAGATAATAATGAAATCTTATCACCATCAGCAAATGTTAGAAATTTAAGAATACCTCTTGATAAAATTACGAACTTAAGTAATATTGTGGGGCAACTTTTAACCAACTATGAAAGTTTAAAATTATATGAAAATCAATTAAAACAAGCCAGTGTTAACCTTAAGAAAAAAACAAAATCTTTAGCACCAGTTAAAGAACAAATAGAGTCTATGTATGATCAATTAACTATTAGCCAAAGTAGTTTCTTAGCTAACAATATTAAGGAATTAAATCATCAATTATCAGAATTTGATACTTTAGAGTTTGATGAATATAATCAAGTCCATACATCCTTACAAAATTTAACGGAATTAATCATACAAGTACAAGAAGTAAGAGAAGATTTTGACTTAGTTAATCGAGAATTTCAAGAAACCTTAATCGAGATGCAAAAATCTTTAAATATTTTAGATCAAGAATTAAGAAAAGTGCGTCTTGTGCCATTTATAAGTTTAGCCGGAGGTTTTTTTAAGCCCTTAGAAAAACTCAATAAAACTTATGGTAAATCAGTAGAATTAGTTGTTGAAGGAAAAGATATATTAATTGATCAAAATATTATTGAAATTCTCAGAACACCTTTTAATCATCTTATTAGAAATGCCTTTGATCATGGTATAGAATCTCCTGAAATGAGAAAAAAACTAGGTAAATCATTACCAGCAATAATTAAATTAACAGCAAAAATAGAAGGTAATAGTGTCATCCTAACTATAAAAGATGATGGAGGAGGAATCAACATTAATAAAGTATATGAAAAAGCCTTGTCTTTGGGGTTATTTGCTAAGAATATTTCGTTTGCTGATTTGACTCAAGAAGAAATTTTAAGGACAATTTTTTCTCCCGGATTTTCTACCGCATCTCAGGTAAGTGACTTATCTGGTAGAGGTATGGGTATGGATATTGTTAAAGCTGAAATTGAGAAATTAAGAGGCACAATTCAAGTTAATACTAATATCGGAAAAGGTACAGAATTTAAACTAAAAATACCCTTAGGATTAAATATTATTTCTCTATTATTAGTTAAGATTTCTAAACAAGTTATTGCTATTCCTTCAGAAAATGTTTTCAAAGTAATTTCTTTGTCTAATCATGATATTAATGATAATCAAATGCTATGGGAAGGAAAAAAAATTCCCGTATATAATTTATCTCAAATTTTACCTTATAATGAAAATCTTGCGATGGATATTTCTCAAGGTTATATCGGTTTATTGCTAAATATTAATGGAGAAGAAATTATCATGAGAGTTGAAGGCATTGTGGAGGAAAAACCCCTCGTTGCTAAAAGTTTTGATGATACTGTCGCGATTCCGCCTTATATTGGCGGTGGTACGATATTAGGAAATGGTAGTTTTGTTCCTATTCTTATTCCTGATTATTTAACACCCTTACTGACGAATAAACAGGTTGTAGAAGACGATATAAGTATCCCTAAAGAAGAATTATCGGTGATGGTAATTGACGATTCTGTTACTGTGAGACGGAGTTTAAATCGTGTTTTAAGTCAAGTTGGTTATAACGTTACTCAATGCCGTGACGGTAAAGAAGCATGGAACACGTTACAAAGCACTACTCAATCTTTTAATATTGCAATCTGTGATTTAGAAATGCCGGGGGTTGATGGTTATAAGTTTCTACAGATGGTGAGGGTTTCGGAAAAATGGCAACATCTTCCTATTATTATTTTGACTTCCAGAAATAATGATTTACATCGTCAAAAAGCCTTCGATTTAGGGGCAAACGCTTATATGACTAAGCCTTTTAATCCTCTTAAAATTATAGACTCGATCGAAGAATTAGCAATTAAATGA